A window of Paraburkholderia sp. ZP32-5 genomic DNA:
AGCAGGCTGCTGACGCCGAGGCTGAACAGCAGGAACAGGCCGACGAGCGTCGCGGTCACGCTACGCGTCGCGTCCGAGCGCTCCTGCCGCAGACGCAGCTCGACATCGAGAAAATCGCCGAATTCACGGCGTGTTTCGTCGAATTCGACCTTGCCGCGTCCGGCCGCGAGCGCGCTTTCGAAATCCTGATTGCGCCGGCGCGCATCGATCAAGTCTTCGGCGACCTGACCCCAGCGCTGCTGCAACGCCTGAATCTCATTGAGCCGTTCGACCTGCGGCGGATTGTCGGCAACCATCTTGCGCAACTCTTCGAGTTGCGCGCGAAATCTCGGGCCACCGCTTTCGTACTGCGCGAGGAAGCTCTCGTTGCCGGTGATCAGAAAGCCGCGCATCGACGATTCGCGGCCCACCGCGAGCCGCAGCATTTCGTTGGCCTCGCCGATCACGCGCTCGGAATGGTCGACCCAGCTCATCGTCGAGACGAGGTACGCAATCAGGCCGACGAACAGCGCCATCGTGACGAGTCCGACGCCGAGCGGCAGTGCGATGTTGCGACGGAGAATGCGGCGAAAGCTGAGTTGATCGACAGCCGGTGATGCGGTCATTTTTTCTGTCTTTGGCATGGCGAATCGAATCGATGCGGAATATTTTTCAGATTCAGACGGGGTGCTTTTTCACCGCGATGTGACCGCCGTCATCATACAGGATGAGCTTAATTATGAGATGGATGTTCCGGCGCCGAGGCTTGCTGGGCTTGGCTTGCGTGGGGGCTTGCGGGTGCGGTGGCAGGATCGGGGGATGGCGGGACGCGCGCTGAGGCGGGCCGCTGATGCGGCGTCCCGACTCGTTGCATCGGCATCGGACGCGGCATTGAGCGGCGCGCGCGGTGACGCGTGGCGAAGGTGTTGAGCGATGCGCGAGCCGAAGCATCGACCGGGGCTGGCCGATGCTTCGGCTGGTCCCGGCCATTGCATCGGCCATTACAACGACCGTTGCGTCGGCAACGTCAGACCGCCGCAACGGCCAGGCCCCGCGCAACCAATGTCAGGCCGGCACCGACTCCACCTGTACCGCCCGCGACCACACGCGATGCTGCTCCGCCGCCTTGATAAACGCCTTCAGGACGTCGGCATGCTGCTTGTCGTCGCCAGTCGCAAGCCCGTCCGCGTGATCGGGCAACTGCGCGGCGGCGAGCACGTCGCGTCCCGCGCCGAGAGCCGCGATCGCCTTCAGATGCTTGAACGCCTCGAGCACGAAATGCCGCGCGTCGCCCAACTGCGCGAGGACCTTCGCGCCCGCCGCGCCGCCGACGACGATCACCGCGTCGAACATCACCGACGGCAAGCCGGCAATCGTCGCGTCCGGCGCGAGGCCGTCGATTTCGGCGAGCGTCGGCGCGATCAGCATCGGGTTCGCGCCTTCACTGCTCAACGCCTGCCGCAACTGTTTGATCGCCGCGCCATCGGAACCGGGCGCCGCCAGTAGCGCGATCTTGCGCGTTTTAATGCCGGGCTTCACGCGATTGAGCAGACTGAGCGCAGGCGAGCTCTTCGGTCCGACGAGCTTGGCGGTGCCCTTCTTCGGCGCCGGCAGACCGAGCCCTTCGGCGACCTTCGCCGCGAGTCCCGCATCGAAGTTGGCCAGGATCTCGTTGACCACGCGCGCGCGAATGTCCGGCTTCGTCACCTTGCCGAGTTCGAACTGATAGGCTGCCGCGATATGGTCCTGCTCCGGCTGCGACATGCTGTTGTAAAACAGCGCGGCCTGCGAGAAATGATCGGCGAACGATTCGCTGCGCACTCGAATCTTGGTGTGCTCGACGCGTTCCTGATAGCTGTCGAAGCCACCGTCTTTCGCGGCCGGATCGGTTTCCTTCGGCCAGCCGCCATTCAGCGAGTTCGGTTCATACGAGGCCTGGCCGACGTGAATCGCCTGACGATGCATCGCGTCGCGCTGATTGTTGACGGACGGGCACACCGGCCGGTTGATCGGAATCTCGTGGAAATTCGGCCCGCCGAGCCGGCTGATCTGCGTATCGGTGTACGAGAACAAACGCCCCTGCAATAGCGGGTCGTTGGTGAAATCGATGCCCGGCACGACATGGCCCGGATGGAACGCGACCTGTTCGGTCTCGGCAAAGAAGTTGTCCGGATTGCGATTGAGCGTCATCTTGCCGACGATCTTCACCGGCACCAGTTCTTCTGGAATCAGCTTGGTCGGATCGAGCAGATCGAAATCGAATTTGTGTTCGTCCGCTTCCTCGACGATCTGCACGCCCAGCTCGAACTCCGGAAAATCGCCGCGCTCGATCGCTTCCCACAGATCGCGCCGGTGAAAATCCGGATCCTTGCCGGCGAGCTTCTGCGCCTCGTCCCACAGCAGCGAATACGAGCCGAGCACCGGACGCCAGTGAAACTTGACGAAGCGCGCGTCGCCCTGCGCATTCACGAAGCGGAACGTGTGAACGCCGAAGCCCTCCATCGTGCGCAGGCTGCGTGGAATCGCGCGGTCCGACATCGTCCACAGCACCATATGGGTCGATTCGGGCACCAGCGACACGAAATCCCAGAACGTGTCGTGCGCGGAACCGCCGGTCGGCATTTCATTCGGCGCCTCCGGTTTGACCGCATGCACGAAGTCCGGAAACTTGATCGCGTCCTGAATGAAGAACACCGGCATGTTGTTGCCGACCAGGTCGTAATTGCCTTCCTGCGTGTAGAACTTCACCGCGAAGCCGCGCACGTCGCGCACGGTATCGGCTGAACCGCGCGGTCCCTGCACCGTCGAAAAGCGCACGTAGACCGGTGTCTCGACAGCCGGGTCCTGCAAAAACGCGGCCTTCGTGTATTCGCCGAGCGACTCGTAGAGCCGGAATACGCCATGCGCGGCCGAGCCGCGTGCATGCACGATGCGCTCGGGAATGCGTTCATGGTCGAAGTGCGTGATCTTTTCACGCATGATGAAATCTTCGAGCAACGACGGGCCGCGCGGACCCGCGCGCAGCGTGTTCTGATTGTCGGCGATCTTGACGCCCTGATTGGTCCGTAGCGCTTCGCCTTGCGGCTTGATGCGATTGCGTTCGAGATCCTTCGATTTCGGATCGCTCGCATCGCCCGCCTGCGCCGCGGGCTTCTGGGTACTCGCTTTACCTGCCATGAGAATGGACTCCTTGGGTTCGGACACGCGATGCGGATACGCATCGGCACGCCGTCAAGGGGCAGCAAGCGATGTTCCAGTGGAAGTGAGGTGCGCGGGTTGCGGCAGAAGTCGCGGCATGATTGCGGCACGAGTTGCGCGTGAAGCGTCGGCGTCGGCCGCGTTCGAGCACGCGCGGGCAGAACCGCGCGAGCGCCGCCGCCCGGCGCCCTCGTGGTCCCGTCTACATGCGCGGCCGGCCAGGCCTCAAAAAGCCTCAGAACCGGTAGTTGATCGACACGTCGGCGACACCGGTCGCGCGACTGCGTGTGATCGGACTGTTGCCCGCGCCGCCGACCAGTTGTTCGAACGCGCCATCGGCGGTCGCGAACCAGTGCTTGTTGAACAGCCAGATCGCGCTGATGCCGAAGCCGACCGACTTGAAACCCGCGCTCGCGTGGTACTGCGAATACTGCGAGTGCGCGGCCTGCTCCTGGTTGACGCCCCACCACGCGTTCATATATTTGGAATCGGCGAGCGATACGTTCGGGCCGGCGAACCAGAAGAACTTTTTCGTGCTGCCCGGCATCGGCATATAGGCGCCGAAGTCGCCGATCCAGCCATTCGAGCCGCCGAAATAGCGGCGGATATCGGCGCGCAGCACGAGCGGAAAGTCTTTCGACACCACGTATTCGCCCGACAGCTTCAGGCCCGGTGCGAAATTGATGTTGCCGAGTCCGTTCAGCTCCTGCGGATCGTCCTGCCCGCGCCGCCCGAGATCGTAGACGGCCGCGAGCGTCATGCGCCAGTTCTCGCCGCGGGCAAAGTTGACGCCCAAACCCTCGCCGCTCGACAGGAAGAACAGATCCTTGTAGCGCACGTCGATGCTCGGTCCGGCCACGACGTGATAACGATCCGATCCCTCGAAGCGCGGCTGGAACGAAGTCGCCGCGCCGAGCCGCACCTGCCAGTCGGGAATGTTCTCCTGATACATCTTCTGCAACGGAACGCCGACCGAGTATTGCCACTCGCCGAGTGGCGATGGCGTCTGCGCGAGTGCGGACGCCGGTAGACAGGCGATCCCGCCAAGAGTCGCGGCGATAAACGAATGCGCCACGATGCCGGTTTGTTTATTGCGAGGTTTGGCGCCCCGCTTATTTCTACGGCTGTTCAACACCAGAAGCCTCCGATCTCATCTATCGCGAAGAGGTTAGGTTTCTCGCCCGGGGCCCATCGCAGGCCCGCAAGCTCGGGCGACTGACGCACTGCTACTTTCGTTATGTAATTTTTCCAGTAAACGCTCCACGCTGCAGCGAACACGCCAGGTACCGCATCGGCGCGCCGGTGATAACGGGCAGCAGGGCCAGCCGGCAGCTTTCATGTGCAGCGCAGCAACGCGGAAAGCCGACCGGCGCAACGGACGTGCGCAAGATATGCGCCACCTGTGTGGAAGATTGATGAATGGAGCGTCGGACGACGCGGATTGATGGGTCGAATGACCGGCGGCGTAATGGGGATCAGCAAGGGATCAACAGGGATCGCGTGGAGGGATGGCGATCCCGGCCCGCGGCTCTCGGCGCCGCCAGCAGCGTGGCGCCGAGAGCCGGTCGCGCCTTACTGTGCGGCCTGGACCAACACCGGCTTGTCGCGATACAGGTTCGGAAACAGACGCTTCAGATTGGTGATTTTCGGCATGTCGTTGAACACGATATAAGCCGAATCCGGATGCAGCGTCAGGTAATTCTGGTGATACCACTCGGCGGGATAGAAGCCCTTGTACACCTCCGCTTTCGTGACGATCGGCGCGGGGAACGCGTGCGATCTGTCAAGCTGCGCGATGTAACTTTGCGCGACGCGCCGCTGCGCATCGCTGAGCGGAAACACCGCCGAACGGTATTGGGTGCCGCTGTCGGGGCCCTGCCGGTTCAGTTCGGTCGGATCCTGAATCACCGAGAAATAGACCTGCAGCAACTGGCCATAGGTGACCTTGGCGGGATCGAAGGTGACCTGCACCGATTCCGCATGCCCGGTCTCTCCGCCGCTGACGGTCTCGTACACCGCGGTATCGCGCGCGCCGCCCGAATAGCCGGACACCGCTTTTTCGACGCCGCGCACGTGCTGGAACACGCCCTGCACGCCCCAGAAACAGCCGCCCGCGAATACCGCGGTTTCCTCGTGCGCAGTGCTCGCGGCGACCGGTTCGTCGAGCGCCGGCGGCGCAATCACGACCCCGTTCTCCGCGGATACCGCCGTGCGTTGCGCGAACAGCAACGCGAGCGCGCCGGTGCCGAGCAGTAACGACAACGCGACGATGCGCGAGCGCGGGCGGCGCGCCGTGCTGCCCATAGTGCTTGCACTGCGATTGCTGGCGATATGTTTGCCGCTATCCATGCGATCTCTCCTGATTTGATCCGCGTTGATCCGCGTTGGCGCCGTCGATGCGAGCGCGAATTCCTATGCTTGATCTGTAAACACTAGTCGGGCCGCGCGTCATCCCGAGCGTTGTAAAAAAAGTCCGTGCCGTGGCCCCGCTGCTGTGCGAGGAAGGTCCAAAGCGGAGCCGAAGCCAGGCGTTCCGTGCGCACGCCGTTTGCAACAGCATGCGCGTGTTTTCTTACCGCAGCACGGCCCCGCGTGAACTCAAAGCGGGAATTGCGTCGTCGACAGGATTTCCTTCAGCACCATAAACGAGCGGATCTGCCGCACGCCTGGCAGATACAGCAGTTGCTCGGCATGCAGACGGTTGAAGCTGTCGCTGTCGCGCGTGCGGATCACCATGAAATAGTCGAACTCGCCGGTCACCACGTGGCACTCCATGCAGCCGGCCACCTTCTGCGCGGCTTTCTCGAACTCGGCAAACGACTCCGGCGTCGAGCGGTCGAGCACCACGCCGATGATCACGAGCATCCCCGCGCCGGCCGCCTTCGGGTCGAGCAGCGCGACCACGCCACGAATCAGCCCCGACTCCTTCAGACGTTCGACGCGCCGCAAACAGGCCGGCGCACTCAGCCTGACCTTGGCGGCCAGCGCGACATTCGAAATCGACGCGTCGGCTTGCAACTGCCGCAGGATCGCGCGATCGATGCGATCGAGCGCGGGCAGCGGATCGGCGCGGGCCGAGGACGCGGAAGATGCAGAAGACGGCGAGGACCTGGCCGCGGAGCGTGAACTCGCGCGAATTTTTGTTGCGTTCATAAGCGTCTACACGAAGTTTTATTAAAAATAAAACGATCTGATCTTTTCCAAAGTACGTGCAGCGGATTTTTTTCGCAAGCTCATTTCGCGCGCCTTTTTCTACCATGGACTCACCGCTTTTCACCCCACTGGAGCCGCGATGAACCTGCAACGATTCCCCCGCTACCCGCTCACCTTCGGCCCGACGCCGATCCAGCCGCT
This region includes:
- a CDS encoding MipA/OmpV family protein, yielding MLNSRRNKRGAKPRNKQTGIVAHSFIAATLGGIACLPASALAQTPSPLGEWQYSVGVPLQKMYQENIPDWQVRLGAATSFQPRFEGSDRYHVVAGPSIDVRYKDLFFLSSGEGLGVNFARGENWRMTLAAVYDLGRRGQDDPQELNGLGNINFAPGLKLSGEYVVSKDFPLVLRADIRRYFGGSNGWIGDFGAYMPMPGSTKKFFWFAGPNVSLADSKYMNAWWGVNQEQAAHSQYSQYHASAGFKSVGFGISAIWLFNKHWFATADGAFEQLVGGAGNSPITRSRATGVADVSINYRF
- the msrA gene encoding peptide-methionine (S)-S-oxide reductase MsrA gives rise to the protein MGSTARRPRSRIVALSLLLGTGALALLFAQRTAVSAENGVVIAPPALDEPVAASTAHEETAVFAGGCFWGVQGVFQHVRGVEKAVSGYSGGARDTAVYETVSGGETGHAESVQVTFDPAKVTYGQLLQVYFSVIQDPTELNRQGPDSGTQYRSAVFPLSDAQRRVAQSYIAQLDRSHAFPAPIVTKAEVYKGFYPAEWYHQNYLTLHPDSAYIVFNDMPKITNLKRLFPNLYRDKPVLVQAAQ
- a CDS encoding Lrp/AsnC family transcriptional regulator, which produces MNATKIRASSRSAARSSPSSASSASSARADPLPALDRIDRAILRQLQADASISNVALAAKVRLSAPACLRRVERLKESGLIRGVVALLDPKAAGAGMLVIIGVVLDRSTPESFAEFEKAAQKVAGCMECHVVTGEFDYFMVIRTRDSDSFNRLHAEQLLYLPGVRQIRSFMVLKEILSTTQFPL
- the katE gene encoding catalase HPII; amino-acid sequence: MAGKASTQKPAAQAGDASDPKSKDLERNRIKPQGEALRTNQGVKIADNQNTLRAGPRGPSLLEDFIMREKITHFDHERIPERIVHARGSAAHGVFRLYESLGEYTKAAFLQDPAVETPVYVRFSTVQGPRGSADTVRDVRGFAVKFYTQEGNYDLVGNNMPVFFIQDAIKFPDFVHAVKPEAPNEMPTGGSAHDTFWDFVSLVPESTHMVLWTMSDRAIPRSLRTMEGFGVHTFRFVNAQGDARFVKFHWRPVLGSYSLLWDEAQKLAGKDPDFHRRDLWEAIERGDFPEFELGVQIVEEADEHKFDFDLLDPTKLIPEELVPVKIVGKMTLNRNPDNFFAETEQVAFHPGHVVPGIDFTNDPLLQGRLFSYTDTQISRLGGPNFHEIPINRPVCPSVNNQRDAMHRQAIHVGQASYEPNSLNGGWPKETDPAAKDGGFDSYQERVEHTKIRVRSESFADHFSQAALFYNSMSQPEQDHIAAAYQFELGKVTKPDIRARVVNEILANFDAGLAAKVAEGLGLPAPKKGTAKLVGPKSSPALSLLNRVKPGIKTRKIALLAAPGSDGAAIKQLRQALSSEGANPMLIAPTLAEIDGLAPDATIAGLPSVMFDAVIVVGGAAGAKVLAQLGDARHFVLEAFKHLKAIAALGAGRDVLAAAQLPDHADGLATGDDKQHADVLKAFIKAAEQHRVWSRAVQVESVPA